The genomic DNA TATCGCAGACGATAGGGGCTTCGAGACGGCGGCTAGTATCAAGCCGCATTTGGATTCAGGGTTTTCGCTTCGTCCCAACACCCTGATCCTGGCCGAGCCACGTGCCGCCGCAGAGATGTACCTCTATGGTGGCGAGTGGCTTCCCGTCGCTACAAGTGTCTATCTGAAAGATGGCTCGATTACCTATCGACGCTTATCACCAGACGTCTATGAGGCCGTGTGCGTAGTACCTCCGCCGCCTACTGAATGACGACCCCGCTTGGCGTGATTGACCAGCCCGAGGGACATCCTTTCGCGGTGGGATGTAGGTGATGTGTGGTGACGATCGAGCGAGATGAGATCGCCAGACTCATTACTTGCTCACCCAACAGATTCATTAGAGGGAAAAGAATGAGCGCCTTAGACGTAGCACGCCGAAATATAGAGGAGTTCGGAAACGAGTTGTGGGAAAAAGCTAAACAAGCAGCATTAGCTCGTCGCAATAAAATACCGCCGCCTGCTGACGTATTGCAAAATTTCGCACAGGAGTGCGTAGGTTTCCTGCGTGAATTTGCAGACAGGTGCAGCAATCAATTTTCTTGGGCTGATGCGCGCGAACTCCCGTCTGAAGAATGGAAAAACGGCGAGGGATGGGCGGTGCACTGCGAGACGCAGATGGGTTTTCTTCATAACCGACTTGGAGATTTTATCGAGCCGTTATCCAGGGAAGTCGGTGTGTCTGTGAATAGAGAAATGCACGTTGATCAGGCTACAAAACTGCTCTCTGCTGGACACACCGAAGTTCTTCGAAAATTCAAGCTCGAACTTGCCCACAAAGTTGAAGAAAGTAAGAGTCGCTCCGAGGCTCAAGAGGCTGAGCGAAAGAAGCAAGAGACCGAACGACAGCAAAAGGCAACGGAAAGAACACAAGATCGAGCAGATAGGTGGCAAGTACCACTACTGTGTGCGGTCATCGCTGCAATGCTTACGCAAGCAGGCAACTACGCCTATTCACGCCTGACGGGTGGACGGCATCCTCAGGCTAATAATTGCCAAAGTAGTTCGCCCACGGCGTCGAGTAAACCAAGCCCCGCTCCGCAAACTTTCGGCACTCCTGTTCCCTCAATTCCTCCAAGCGCCGATCCTCCTCACGTGACACAACCCGCCCCAGCCACTCCGTCTAGTGCGCCACGGCCGTAGCAAGAGCATCAATATTGTCGCCGCATGGGACACCCTCTTTGACCCGCCACTCCACCTTCAGCATCTTCGAAACCACGGAACCGCAGTCATGCAAAAGCTGCATTGCGAAACGTTAGACGCGTTGGATGCAGCCATTGTAGCTGCGGGTCCTGACGCCCTTTTTCGAGGGCAAGTGGAGCACTTCCTCCGAGACGATGGCTCGCCTTCGCTCACCACCTCGTTTGCGCGACGTGGTTGCATCCCCGACTTGATGGTTAAGTGGTATCACTATGCCCGACGGGTACTGAAGCGGCACGTGCACGGGTGGGACGGTGCCGCGGACATGGCTACGGATCAAGCAATCCTCCAACACTACGGGTGGATTTCCTTCTACTTGGATGCGACAGGCGACGCACGAGTGGGCGCCTGGTTCGCCAGCCATGAATTCACCGAAAGCAAGAGGTGTGAACTAGTGGAGGACTGTTTCGAGGATCCTGTGTTCCTCGTGTCAAAGGCGGCCACATTCGAACCTGCGACGAGCGTCGGAAACCTGTATGTCCTTAGCCGGAAGAAGCTTCGCTCCGCAGGACTGAGCGCTGTGCATCTGTCGGAGATTGCCACAGCCCAAGGGACTCCTCGATACGTGCGGCAGGATGCATACATGGTTGGTCCTGTGCCGCAGGCTGGCCTTTCGATGGATTTTCTCACCCACCACATCACGGCACCTGCCCATATCTTCGACGCGTATGCGACGGGTCTTTCTACAGCGTTCTTGTTCCCAGAGCCCGGAGAAGACCCCATCTTTGGCGAGTTGCTCGCCATGCCTTGGGAGAAGATTGGGCGCTCAGATGGACCTATCGACTTTTTCCAACGCGCTCTTGACCTTCCAGAATACACGCCGCACATCGTCAAGCACATGCCGCCAGCCACGGCCATGTATCGCCCGTTCTGGCTAGCGGATGCACCGCAAGATCCCGCCGACCCGGCCGTGGTCGTGCATGTGCTGTGTGGCAGCGCTCTCTTTCATGGCAGCAGCGAACTGTGCTTCTCGCTCCCCAATGTGTCGAAGCTGTTGGCAACTCACGACGGCCTCATGGTGGAACCGGATGGGCTGGTGTATCACGGCATGGGGGAGCTCTATGGAAAGGGCGTAATCGTGATGAAGAAAGAGAGCGGATTGATTGAAGTCTGCGAGTTTGGGGTCGAACACCCAGGCCTGCAAATTCATGGACTCGGCAAGTTCCCGGGTATGCACTATCGAATCGACGAGCAAGGGCTGTGGCATCGAGCAACGCAGGCGGACGACTGCGATTGCGGGTCTGATGCGCACGACGACCATATTCGTCTCTTGGGCCGGGTTGATACCGGCTTAAAGGAAGGCTTCATTGCCCTGGATTCGCCGAGGATATATTTGCAGCAGGGGCTGGCACGGGCGACCGATCCTGCTGTACTACGCGTATTTTTGGAGTCATAGACAAGCGTGGACGGGAAAGTGCTCCTTACCTAAGGAGCGCGAATATCGCCATGCTTTCAAACATCTGCATAGAAATCCTTGTGGGCATCATGGTGCCCTACAAGCCGCAGCAGGAAAATGTTGACCAATAATGGTCGGTGGGCCACGAGTTGCCTCCGACCCGAGCCGCCAAAAGCATTTGCCCCATCGCCTAGAATGCATCGCTGAGTGATAAATATCATCAGCCTCTGCGTCTACGGATTTCCTGGAACAGCGCGTTTACCGCTTCAATGTCCTGCAGAAGCTCGGCTGGCTGCGTCACCGCACGTTGCTGGCCAGCAGCGTGTGAATGGGCCCGGACGTTTCGGCAGCATTTATCGTGCAGGCGTTGGACCTCGCGGTATTCCCCTTCCTGCACGATCATCACGCCGTTGAGTCGGCCAACCGAGATGCTGTCCCGGAACCGCACGACGGTCTCATTGAGAATCGTGTCCTCGATTCCGACCTCAATCGTCACCCGAAGGTCGTCATAAGCGTTGCGGATTGCAAGCCGTTCTTCGTCCCCCGGTGGGTTATTGAAATTGTTGGCGATCCGCTGGTGATCGGCGCGATGTTGCGCGATGCGCTCGCGGTGTCGCCGCATGTCGTAGGGCAATCCTGCGTCGATGTATCCAGGGCCCTCGGCGCGATAACTGATCGACTTCACGCTGGGCGCCCGCCCGGCATCACCGCAAAGCGTGATCAGTTCTCCAAAGAAAACTGCGTCGTGGGTGAAGACGATGACTTGCCGGACGGCTGATTCCTCGACGATTCTTCGTGCCACTGCAGTTCGATGATTGTGATCGAGACTCGAGACCGGATCGTCGAACACAATCCCAGAAGAGGATCCCGATTGGTGGAGTTCCGCGAAGAAGTACGCAAGCGCACACATGCGCTGCTCGGCTTCGCTGAGCACGAGGTGCGGGTCGAGCTGGCTGTCTGGAAGGAGAATGCCGAGACGTACCGATCCCGCGTCGCCGCTTGAACTGACCCCCACGCGAATATGGTAGAGGTCAAGCTTCCTGAGCTCATCGTTCATTCTGCTGGCTAGGGCTTCGCTGACATGGGCCCTAGCGAGCTGGCCGGCGAATAGGCTGATCGCGCGCGTGTTGCCGATATCCTCAAGGCAACTCTGAAGCTTCACCCTGCGGCCGAGATTACCGACCACCTGAGCAATGCTCTCGATGTGCTCTGAAAGTATGCGCCGCGCGTCAAGTTCCTTCAGGCAAAGCCGTTTCGCCGCAAGGGCTACTGTATCCAGGTTTGCGCGCAAGGCGGTCGCTTCATCGCGCAAGTTGTCCGCGACCTGGTGGATCGAAGCGGTGGGATTTGCGCCGCGGTACGGCGGCCTGCCCTGCCATTCCTCGTTCGCTATCGCGGCCCTGAGCCACTGGAGGCGGGAGAGCAAGTCCTCCTGGAAGATTCGGATATCGGTCGGCAGTGTCTCAATGCGCCCGCGCAGGCTCTCGGACATGACCTGGGAGACAGTAAATGTGACCGTCGCCTGCCCAACATCGCGCACGAGCTGTTGCCAGGCGTTGCGCGCAGCCTGGGCGGCCTCCGACGCCGTGTCTCGGACATAGCGATCGAAGCGCTGCAAGCGATCCTTCGCCGCCGGCGTCAGCTCCTGCTGGCAAAGCACGCATTGCGCGCCTTCGCCGATTACGGGGAAGGCTTGCTCCAAATATGCCGCGCCGGTCGAATACTCGCGCGCGGCTTTGAACAGAAGCGCCCAGGGGCCTTGGCCCGTGCCGGGAAGCAGCTGCGTGGCGTCTTCGTCTTGTAGCAAGGCAGACGCGGCGCGCTCGGCTACCTCAGCGTCCAGCAACCTTCGATGCGCCGACTGCACGGTATCGATTGCTTCGTCGGACACGACACCAGCAGCTACGCGGATGGCGTTGACCAACTCGTCGACCCTTGCGGCGGCGTTGTCCATCAGGGCCGCCTTGGCCGTTGGATCCGCTTCGCTGATTTCTTGGGGCAGGCGTGCGAGTTCTGCTTGCTCGCCTGGAGTGAGCGCGGCAAGTTCGCGCGCCCGCGCCAGGTCCGTTGCCGCACTGATCTGATGCACAGCCCGGCCGGCATCGGTATCGGCGGGAATGACGTTGAACGGCGTCACATCCACCGCGAGCCCGGTGATCTCGGCCTCAAGCCGTGGACGCAATGCCTGACTGAGGCCGTTGGCCAGCTGCTGAAGATTAGTCAGGGCTACCGGCTGGAAGGTGGCTGTTTCCCGCGCCTGAAGATAATGCCGGGCGCAGTCGCCGTCGAAGACGGGAATGCCCCGAAGTTCGCTCCGAGAGACGTGGCCTTGTTGACCACTCCAGAACGCCTGATCGAGGGCGCCATCCAGCTCGAAGGTGATGGTGGCGCTCGGAGTGAGCTGCCGGAAATTCGGGTCGTAGGCATTGGCATAGACGGTGCCGGGGCTCCTGGCACGGCACGCCTGCTTCAGCACGCGTGCGTAGCCGGACTTGCCGGTGCCGTTGCCGCCGTACGCGATCGTGAGACCCTGCGCCTGGAACTCCAGAGCCTGGTCGCTCGGAATTTTCCCCACGTTGACCAGCGTATGCAGGGATCTGAGCACCACGGTCCCGCCCTGGCTCGCCTCGGCGGGAAAATGGTCCCTGGCGAACGGGATCGGTCGCGGCGCAGGATCTAGCGCACTGCCAATACCGTGGTGTTGCTTAGCAAGATCAAGGATCTCGTCAAGATCGGCATCACCCCATTCTCCTTGAACGCACAGACGCCGCAGTGCGTCCTGACGCCAAGGCGGCAGCCTGTCCGCCCAGGCCATCATTTCCTCATAAATCGCCATGCCCCTGCCTCCATTTCCCCGGGGAGACGAGCATACGGGCTAGTGCGGGGCTACCCAACTATCCAAGCGAACGACTTGAGCCACGCGGCCCACTGATGCAGGCTTGCGGGCATTTCGTCGTGGCTAGCCAGGTAGAGAAAACTGATGAGCGACATCGACCTCAATGGACGTATTCGATTGGTGCCGCTCGTCGCTACCCTTGCGGGCATTTCCCGGCCAGCACTCGATCTAGACCTGGTACTCACTCTCGCCTTGGAGGGCAAGGTGCAGTTGTACGCCCGCGTCCCTCCAGACAGGGTGGTATACGTCGACTCAACACTTCCGGTCACTACGGGTCGCAGATTCAGCGGTCCCTGGACAGGGGTCATGGGCGGTGATGAGGCCCGATACACACCTCAGTCTGACCGGATACTGCCGGACGTGAATTTCCTCCGCCTCGATGGAGACCTGGCCGAGGACTTCCAGATGACAGTACGATGGACGAGAGCAGGATGGGCGAGCGACATAACCTTCCCTTCCGGCCTCCAGCCCCATCGCCGCGCCGACCTGGCAAAGGAGGGATGGCTTGAACCCTGCGAATTCGGTACCGCACTAGTCGTTTGTCCCGCGCTTACGCCTGAGGAGGTGGAGCAGTGGCACCGCGTGAGCCGCAAGCACCTGCGAGTCCCTCTCGACGACGTTTATGTCGACGAGCAAGTCACGGTTATCCTGAAGTACGGCTATGCCCCCATTCGCGACGCTTCCGAGTATCTCTATCAGGTCGAAGGTGTGTACGTCCTGTACTGTGCAGCCGCGCTCTTTTACGCGGAGCTGAAAGATGCGCCCCGCGGGACCAAGAAAAACACCTCAAAGAAGACGGCGGCCCGTAGTACCCAGAACGACATCGTCGAAAGAGCGGCCGCCTGGATGCGAGAGAAGCTTCCGGCACTAGGGAACACCGACGCCCAACAGGTGGCGAAACTGATCAATCCAGGACTTCGGCGAAATAGCGGCGTTGACAAGAAGGATCAAAAGGTATTTGGCAGCGGCGTTCTCGGTAACGCCGTTTTCAGCACTAACTACCAACAAGAGGACTTTGTTACCGATGAGTTGGCACTCGTCCTCTATGTCACCGAACGTTTTCTCCAAAACCAGGCAGAATCCAAGGATCCCCTTTGGAAGCCAACCGCTTGTGTGCAGATCGAGAACGAGTTCGAGCGGCTCGGTTTCAACAAGAGAGAGCGCGAAGCTTTGGCTCGGCTCGTTCTGTATCCCTATTCAAAGCCTGAGATCAGACCTGCCCAAGATCGCGTTGACCAGTGACATGTCATGTTCCGGTTTGCGTGGCGCACCGCGCTTCGCAACGCCCACGGGACGCGAGTCGTTTCCCCGGAACAGATTGCGATGGAAGCCCGTCTGGACCTGGCAGTGCCCTTTCGTGAGGTAACGAATGGCTTCGCGCAGTCCCATGAGCATCCGACGGTCACTGACGTGCACCACGCCGAGACAGTTCAGGGGGTACTCGTGGCGCCTTGCCCAACAATTGAAGTAGGAGCCGCAGCCATCGCTGAAACGTAGCTTCCATGCCTCTCCCAGTATCTCGGAGTAGTGGCCCGCCCGCTGGTACCGGTGACCGTCCATGGCAACCAGAACGTGGAGGTGAATGCCCCGGCGGAAACCCTTCTCGCGCTTGCAGATCCACCCCTTGACACCCGGAACGACCCGCTCCTCCCGCAGGGCACGCAGAAAGCTCTTCATGCACCTGTCGGATGCCGCATCAGTCATCTGCTTCTGATGATCCGGCGTAATGTAGAGATCCACCCGCAGGATAAGCAACTTCGAGTGTTCCTCGAACTTCGATGCCATGTACCGGCAGTACTCCGGAAAATTCTCCTTCTCGTTGCGGCTAAAGTTGTTATCGAGGTACTTGAAACGCTTGGAACGGCACACGCGGCGAACGAACGCCAGTAGGTGATCCAATGCCTTGCGCACCGATCCATCGCTGGCAGCCGCAGGGTCGTAACGATGCCACGATACGACCGGCATCGCCTTCTGGCAGGCTCGAAGCATCACGGTCAGCCATGGGTTGAATTCGACAGTGAGTCTCTCGCCCCCTTCCTCAGCACGACTCCACCCCACCCTAGCCGGTGCACGGGACGGATATTGACGACGGTAGCGCCCCGGATAGAGCGTCTCGATCAAGGGAACGGCCTCGCGCATCATCGCCATGATGTCCTCGCCGAGAGACGTGAGTCGATGGATGTAATGAACAGAGGGGATACCGAGGGTTTTGCGCCGGGTAAGCTCCGTTGCTGCCCGGTCCGTTCTGGCAATCCGCTTGGCTATTGTCTCCAAGCGATCCAGCCATTCTGGCTCGTCCATTTCTTCGGTGGCATTCACCACACCATCGCGGGTGTGCTGCAAGCCTTTGGACAAGCGCTGGTATGCGCGCTCGCTCTCGGCCACCTCACGCTCCATCACTCCCATCTCAGTACAAGTACTATCGAAGCTAACGACTTGGTTCTTGGGCTTCACGATACGGTCCTCTACACATTTCACTTCGCATACCTCTGGGCATGCGTCCATCGGCTTTAGGGAGGCGTACGCCGAACGCCCCTGTCGCCTCCAATGACTTCCGGCTCAAAGGCGGAACCCCGTGTCACCATCGACCTGATGCCCTCGCGCACTGAGACGACGGCGATGGTTGTCGTACTGCTGCACGTCAGCGACCAGCGGCAAGTTCACACACCACTCGTACACCTCCGCCGCAAGCCAACCTTTCGCCGAGCGCCCACTGCCGCCACCCAAACTCCGCGGTTGCGGAAAATGGCGATCGAAAAAGCGACTGTCGCCGTCATTGCGGTTCCGGATGGAGGAAGGGCTTAACCCCGTCGTCTTCGAGACTTCTGGTTCACGCAAGATCAGCCTCGGCACACCTACGGTCTGCATCAGGTGTGCGCACAAAGCCAACTGATCCATGGCGGTTAGACCGCCGACAACGTCCATCGCATTGCGCATCGCAGCGTTCAATGCATGCTTAGCCAACATCTGCTTGCTCCGTCGTTGAAAGGCGCGCATTGAAGCCCCGAAATGGACGAGACTCAAAGCGATTGCTCGTCGACCCAGGAAGACAGAAAGGGTGCAAATGGCTTCAGATAAGGCATTGCCGCCGCATCTGGGTTGAAAATCGGGGCAATCACCGTACCCTTCAGTGAGAGTTATCACTCCACCAGGGGCATGCCATTCCCTGCAATTCGTCTTGTCGCTACCGCTGGCAGCTCTTCTTGGTGTCGCCCCGACGTCGTCTCCTTCCCCCATTAAATTCCAGTTGCAATTACATAGGGAACCGGAAAGATGCGTCTCGTGCCTTGCCGCTGGGACGCCCCCATCGCAGGGCGATGGGCCCGCGTAAAGGACCATTTCCACGTTTCGACCACGTGTTGACTTGGCGCCATTCGTAGTCTCGAAAGAAGCTTGCCATTCAGCGGCATCTCAACCGTTCACGCACCGATGGCTGAGCTGCATATGTCGTGTGGGAACGACATCAGCAACGGGACATCGACGGGAGACCATATGCTCGCAGAGCGCCGGGCTGCAGGATCGGCGAAGCCCGCAGACTTGCCAGCCCCCCCTCTCAGACGCGAGGTCGACCTCTGAGGGAAATCGGCAGCCACGCCACTGGCTAACGCGGCAGCCCCCACGCATAGATAAAGGATGGGCCCAGGTAAAAATACTTCGCCCCCGGTGCTGCTGGCATTTAGAACGCAATGGGAGGCGCCACACCCTGTACGGCGCGACCAAGAATCCGGTCAGGTGGCCACTTGGCACCACGTCAGATGGCCGTCCAAATGATGGCTACTTAGTTCAAAGCGTTGAATTCCATGGCTTTGATCGCAAACCACAATGAAAGGCAACTACTCGTGTTGCTTTTCGTTGCGAACCTCTTCGCAATGAGCTGCAATCCACGATATTTGACATCCATAACACCCTACTGAGCAGGTCGCCCCTGCTTCTTCCGCATGGCCTTCATGCGTGAGCCTTTTTATCTAGGAGTACGAGTGATGTTTGACCGTTCTTGGATTGGCTA from Dyella sp. GSA-30 includes the following:
- a CDS encoding inovirus-type Gp2 protein codes for the protein MKPKNQVVSFDSTCTEMGVMEREVAESERAYQRLSKGLQHTRDGVVNATEEMDEPEWLDRLETIAKRIARTDRAATELTRRKTLGIPSVHYIHRLTSLGEDIMAMMREAVPLIETLYPGRYRRQYPSRAPARVGWSRAEEGGERLTVEFNPWLTVMLRACQKAMPVVSWHRYDPAAASDGSVRKALDHLLAFVRRVCRSKRFKYLDNNFSRNEKENFPEYCRYMASKFEEHSKLLILRVDLYITPDHQKQMTDAASDRCMKSFLRALREERVVPGVKGWICKREKGFRRGIHLHVLVAMDGHRYQRAGHYSEILGEAWKLRFSDGCGSYFNCWARRHEYPLNCLGVVHVSDRRMLMGLREAIRYLTKGHCQVQTGFHRNLFRGNDSRPVGVAKRGAPRKPEHDMSLVNAILGRSDLRL
- a CDS encoding AAA family ATPase — protein: MAIYEEMMAWADRLPPWRQDALRRLCVQGEWGDADLDEILDLAKQHHGIGSALDPAPRPIPFARDHFPAEASQGGTVVLRSLHTLVNVGKIPSDQALEFQAQGLTIAYGGNGTGKSGYARVLKQACRARSPGTVYANAYDPNFRQLTPSATITFELDGALDQAFWSGQQGHVSRSELRGIPVFDGDCARHYLQARETATFQPVALTNLQQLANGLSQALRPRLEAEITGLAVDVTPFNVIPADTDAGRAVHQISAATDLARARELAALTPGEQAELARLPQEISEADPTAKAALMDNAAARVDELVNAIRVAAGVVSDEAIDTVQSAHRRLLDAEVAERAASALLQDEDATQLLPGTGQGPWALLFKAAREYSTGAAYLEQAFPVIGEGAQCVLCQQELTPAAKDRLQRFDRYVRDTASEAAQAARNAWQQLVRDVGQATVTFTVSQVMSESLRGRIETLPTDIRIFQEDLLSRLQWLRAAIANEEWQGRPPYRGANPTASIHQVADNLRDEATALRANLDTVALAAKRLCLKELDARRILSEHIESIAQVVGNLGRRVKLQSCLEDIGNTRAISLFAGQLARAHVSEALASRMNDELRKLDLYHIRVGVSSSGDAGSVRLGILLPDSQLDPHLVLSEAEQRMCALAYFFAELHQSGSSSGIVFDDPVSSLDHNHRTAVARRIVEESAVRQVIVFTHDAVFFGELITLCGDAGRAPSVKSISYRAEGPGYIDAGLPYDMRRHRERIAQHRADHQRIANNFNNPPGDEERLAIRNAYDDLRVTIEVGIEDTILNETVVRFRDSISVGRLNGVMIVQEGEYREVQRLHDKCCRNVRAHSHAAGQQRAVTQPAELLQDIEAVNALFQEIRRRRG
- a CDS encoding AlpA family phage regulatory protein: MLAKHALNAAMRNAMDVVGGLTAMDQLALCAHLMQTVGVPRLILREPEVSKTTGLSPSSIRNRNDGDSRFFDRHFPQPRSLGGGSGRSAKGWLAAEVYEWCVNLPLVADVQQYDNHRRRLSARGHQVDGDTGFRL